A single window of Leptolyngbya ohadii IS1 DNA harbors:
- a CDS encoding PRC-barrel domain-containing protein: protein MSQTPEFVRQSNFLNQEIIDRTTTEELGRVEVLWIYVPKHRVLGFVGKAGLLGNKKFAFKLDQVRAVGESIVTQGSPEETTPDRVKRLESLMNHEVWTDDGERLGKITDCVFNLKTGEITHYLFVSSDISGILGSIYQVSPRWISSIGERRVLLSGTATIEPYRESLPQKITKTAENLKEEAVQEWRSITHKATEQIQQLRSQMKERTQEVSERLREESERLREEAQVLAERAKEQSQTLAEQVKEQSQIISRQLEEGIQTLTVQAEEIFDRSDEPQTLQYSYNEEDFDWDWDELDEEQEEQSNAQGNSQKQSARQSFNTFVDRKQSHGEGDRSPSPSTKDAPKVVDASRLVNQKVNPIESEDSNLDDFDFDDDFWMDEPAPDRTKEETASHRPESVQSEPVSDRPPVVLPNLTLDDRSPVPPPNQTQDSTDLDDEPWI, encoded by the coding sequence ATGAGCCAAACCCCTGAGTTCGTTCGCCAAAGTAATTTCTTAAATCAGGAAATAATCGATCGCACCACAACAGAAGAACTGGGGCGGGTCGAAGTCCTATGGATTTACGTGCCGAAGCATCGGGTGCTGGGCTTTGTGGGGAAGGCGGGACTGCTGGGCAATAAGAAATTTGCCTTCAAGCTCGATCAGGTGCGGGCTGTGGGGGAAAGCATTGTGACGCAGGGAAGCCCTGAAGAGACAACGCCCGATCGCGTCAAGCGGCTGGAATCCTTGATGAATCACGAAGTTTGGACAGACGACGGGGAGCGGCTGGGCAAGATTACCGACTGCGTGTTTAACCTGAAGACGGGCGAAATTACCCACTATCTGTTTGTCTCCAGCGACATCTCAGGGATTTTGGGCAGCATTTATCAGGTTTCTCCCCGGTGGATTAGCAGCATTGGCGAGAGGCGGGTTTTGCTTTCGGGCACAGCAACGATCGAACCCTATCGGGAAAGCCTGCCGCAAAAGATTACCAAAACGGCTGAAAACCTGAAGGAAGAAGCAGTACAGGAATGGCGATCGATCACCCATAAAGCCACGGAACAGATTCAGCAGCTTCGATCGCAAATGAAAGAGCGGACTCAGGAAGTCTCGGAGCGGCTGAGGGAGGAGTCAGAGCGGCTGAGGGAAGAGGCGCAGGTTTTAGCAGAGCGGGCAAAGGAACAGAGTCAGACGTTGGCAGAACAGGTTAAGGAGCAGAGCCAAATTATTAGCCGCCAGCTCGAAGAGGGTATCCAAACGCTGACCGTCCAGGCAGAGGAAATTTTCGATCGCAGCGACGAGCCACAGACCCTCCAGTATTCCTACAACGAAGAGGATTTCGACTGGGATTGGGATGAACTGGACGAGGAACAAGAGGAACAATCTAACGCACAGGGCAATTCCCAGAAGCAGTCCGCCCGTCAGAGCTTCAATACCTTTGTCGATCGCAAGCAGTCTCACGGAGAAGGCGATCGCAGTCCGTCCCCTTCTACAAAAGACGCACCCAAAGTAGTTGATGCAAGTCGTTTAGTCAATCAGAAGGTTAATCCGATCGAGTCCGAAGATTCCAATCTGGATGACTTCGATTTCGACGATGACTTCTGGATGGATGAACCTGCGCCCGATCGCACCAAAGAGGAAACTGCTTCGCATCGTCCTGAATCTGTGCAATCAGAGCCAGTATCCGATCGCCCGCCTGTTGTACTGCCAAATCTCACGCTGGACGATCGATCGCCTGTCCCTCCGCCAAACCAAACGCAGGATTCCACTGATTTGGACGACGAACCCTGGATTTAG
- a CDS encoding NAD-dependent epimerase/dehydratase family protein has protein sequence MKALVTGANGFTGSHLVQALIDRGFEVVAYVRKTSNLSRLASLPVQYAYGDITDRPALEAAMQGVQWVFHTAAYVELGVVDAQAMERINVEGTRAVLAAAQAANVQKMVYCSTIGIYGDTQGRPIDETFEREQQGFSSAYDRTKYLAQELVDQAAANGFPVVSVMPSGIFGADDPHFGPVLKTFQRGKLKVWAGGDRITGIVHVDDLVSAMLLATEKAPTGSHYIISAGELSTREMFEFVSQETGVPAPREVPPPIVRLAGNLLDPLGRLFSWQPPISRERVHYIYDRCVRVKANKAQQELGWQPRSVEETLRDCLKG, from the coding sequence ATGAAAGCACTCGTCACAGGCGCAAACGGATTTACGGGTTCCCATCTGGTTCAAGCTCTGATCGATCGCGGCTTTGAAGTCGTAGCATATGTGCGGAAGACCAGCAATTTGTCCCGTCTTGCCTCGCTGCCTGTCCAGTATGCCTACGGCGACATTACCGATCGCCCTGCCCTGGAGGCTGCCATGCAGGGAGTGCAGTGGGTGTTTCATACCGCAGCCTATGTGGAATTGGGCGTGGTGGATGCCCAGGCGATGGAGCGCATTAACGTCGAAGGAACCCGGGCGGTTCTGGCGGCGGCACAGGCAGCAAATGTGCAGAAAATGGTTTATTGCAGCACGATCGGCATCTATGGCGACACCCAGGGTAGACCGATCGATGAAACCTTTGAGCGAGAGCAGCAGGGATTTTCCTCGGCATACGATCGCACCAAATATCTGGCGCAGGAACTCGTTGATCAGGCAGCGGCAAACGGCTTTCCCGTCGTGAGCGTCATGCCCTCTGGAATTTTTGGCGCAGATGATCCCCATTTTGGTCCGGTTCTAAAAACCTTTCAGCGGGGCAAGCTCAAAGTTTGGGCGGGAGGCGATCGAATTACGGGAATCGTCCACGTCGATGATTTGGTGAGTGCGATGCTGCTAGCGACAGAAAAAGCCCCTACTGGTTCGCACTACATTATTTCCGCCGGAGAGCTTTCCACCCGCGAAATGTTTGAATTCGTCAGCCAGGAAACGGGTGTGCCTGCCCCGCGAGAAGTGCCGCCGCCGATCGTCCGCCTTGCCGGAAACCTGCTTGACCCCCTTGGACGACTGTTCTCCTGGCAACCCCCTATCAGCCGCGAACGAGTTCACTATATCTACGATCGCTGTGTGCGCGTGAAGGCAAATAAAGCACAGCAGGAATTGGGCTGGCAGCCGCGATCGGTGGAGGAGACGCTGAGGGATTGCCTCAAAGGGTAG
- a CDS encoding TVP38/TMEM64 family protein: MILAAVPLQEMAQHLLETLQQGKLGAVQFVLVYSLATVAFVPGSLLTLGAGAVFGLLWGSVWVFLGATIGATLAFLIGRYGVRGWVSRKIANYPRFQAIDRAVSQSGLKIVLLARLSPVIPFNLLNYGLGITGVSLKDYVLGSVGMIPGTVLYVYLGSIAGSLANLGTVQPENARLQWTVRIIGLLATIAVTFIISRIARQAIEGVTEAEAIEGE; encoded by the coding sequence ATGATCCTGGCAGCGGTTCCTCTGCAAGAGATGGCGCAACATCTGCTGGAAACGCTTCAGCAGGGCAAGTTGGGCGCGGTTCAGTTCGTTCTCGTTTATAGTCTTGCCACGGTTGCCTTTGTGCCCGGATCGCTGCTGACGCTCGGTGCTGGGGCGGTGTTTGGGCTGCTGTGGGGATCAGTATGGGTCTTTCTGGGAGCCACGATCGGTGCAACGCTGGCATTCTTGATCGGTCGCTATGGGGTGCGGGGCTGGGTGAGTCGCAAGATCGCCAACTATCCGCGTTTTCAGGCGATCGATCGGGCGGTGAGTCAGTCGGGCTTAAAGATTGTGCTGCTGGCAAGGTTGTCCCCAGTGATTCCGTTTAACCTGCTCAACTACGGGCTGGGCATTACGGGGGTGTCGCTGAAGGACTACGTGCTGGGCAGCGTGGGCATGATTCCGGGCACAGTGCTTTACGTCTACCTGGGATCGATCGCTGGAAGTCTGGCAAATCTCGGTACGGTTCAGCCGGAGAACGCGAGGCTGCAATGGACGGTCAGAATTATTGGTCTACTGGCAACGATCGCCGTTACGTTTATCATCAGCCGGATTGCGCGTCAGGCGATCGAGGGAGTGACGGAAGCGGAAGCGATCGAGGGGGAGTAG
- a CDS encoding ABC transporter permease encodes MASIARRNLFEDIPRFLVAQAGIMFAVSLVTIQVGVLSGFVRSVGLLIDRSAADIWVANQDMVEQELTLPLPASLLSQAQQVQGVERAEALALGGGIWRSPEGKISSVRIFGFDPNGQLFNDFEILSGNLKDVQQPYQVVVDRSRLNSLSVQQVGNTATIGSLPVKVVGITRDSQSIASSAYLFTSLENAKAYTTGNRTANLDCRMNNGQFLCRNVYESEPGNASVKPTPLAANDPISYILVRARSGQDLDQLKQRLNQTLPNTRAYTRAEMATRTRNYWVRRTGVGFILGLGATVGVIVGMVIVGQILYSSVSDHIKEYATLKAMGVPDRVIYSIIIQQSLWMAILGYFPSLALCWGLGTWTYATQGIAILITPFSAIAIFGITLLMCVGSALFAIQKVTRVDPAIVFKS; translated from the coding sequence ATGGCTTCGATCGCTCGCCGGAACTTGTTTGAAGACATTCCCCGCTTTCTGGTTGCCCAGGCAGGGATTATGTTTGCGGTGAGTCTGGTGACGATTCAGGTAGGCGTCTTAAGCGGATTTGTTCGATCGGTGGGACTGCTAATCGATCGCTCTGCGGCGGATATCTGGGTTGCGAATCAGGACATGGTGGAGCAGGAGTTAACCCTACCGCTGCCAGCCAGTTTGTTGTCCCAGGCTCAACAGGTTCAAGGAGTTGAACGGGCAGAAGCATTGGCGCTGGGAGGCGGAATCTGGCGCAGCCCCGAAGGCAAGATTAGCTCAGTACGGATTTTTGGCTTCGATCCCAACGGTCAACTGTTCAACGATTTCGAGATACTTTCCGGCAACCTCAAAGACGTGCAGCAGCCCTACCAGGTTGTGGTCGATCGCAGCCGACTCAACAGCCTCAGCGTGCAGCAGGTGGGCAATACAGCGACAATTGGTTCCCTTCCTGTGAAAGTGGTTGGCATCACCCGCGATTCTCAGTCGATCGCCTCCAGCGCCTATTTGTTCACCTCCCTCGAAAATGCAAAAGCTTACACCACCGGGAACAGAACCGCTAATTTAGACTGTCGTATGAACAATGGACAGTTCCTTTGCCGAAACGTCTACGAATCTGAACCGGGAAACGCTTCGGTTAAACCGACTCCCCTCGCCGCCAATGATCCCATCAGCTATATTTTGGTGCGTGCCCGCTCTGGGCAGGATCTCGACCAGCTCAAGCAGCGGCTCAACCAGACCTTGCCCAACACCCGCGCCTACACCCGTGCGGAAATGGCTACCCGAACCCGCAATTACTGGGTGAGACGAACCGGAGTGGGATTCATTCTTGGTTTGGGGGCAACGGTGGGCGTAATTGTCGGCATGGTGATTGTGGGGCAGATCCTTTATTCATCGGTGTCTGACCACATTAAGGAATATGCCACGCTGAAAGCCATGGGTGTTCCCGACCGAGTAATCTACAGCATCATCATTCAGCAGTCCCTTTGGATGGCAATTCTGGGATATTTTCCCAGTCTGGCACTTTGTTGGGGATTGGGAACCTGGACTTATGCAACCCAGGGCATCGCCATTTTGATTACGCCTTTTTCGGCGATCGCCATCTTTGGAATCACCCTGCTGATGTGCGTAGGATCGGCACTGTTTGCCATTCAAAAAGTTACCCGTGTTGATCCAGCGATTGTGTTTAAATCGTGA
- a CDS encoding molybdopterin molybdotransferase MoeA encodes MLTAQEAESLILQLTQPLDPKDDRETVDLSAAADRILAAPVSGTQDFPHWDNSAMDGYAVRYGDVAQGSTENPVTLDIVDEIPAGSTPKKTIQVGQAARIFTGSMLPPGADTIVMQEDTQREGDWVKILTSPKPQAFVRHRGAYYQAGQPLLQAGIRLSGADIAVLATAQCLQVPVYRSPNVAILSTGNELVSPGQPLQPGQIVDSNQAALAALVARTGAKPICLGIVPDQPEILKAKMAEAIASADLVLSSGGVSVGDYDYVDRILAELGAEIHVRSVAVKPGKPLTVATFPKANSNRPVLYFGLPGNPVSSLVSFWRFVQPALRKLSGLRDGWEPAIVQSKTLQDLRSDGKRESYVWGQVRLTKGEFSFEIAGGSQSSGNLINLAQTTGLAILPIGQTAIAAGESVSLLLVNGLG; translated from the coding sequence ATGCTCACTGCCCAAGAAGCCGAATCCCTCATCCTTCAACTCACCCAGCCCCTCGACCCGAAAGACGATCGCGAAACCGTGGATCTTTCTGCTGCTGCCGATCGCATTCTGGCAGCTCCCGTTTCTGGAACCCAGGACTTTCCCCACTGGGATAACTCTGCGATGGATGGCTATGCGGTGCGGTATGGGGATGTGGCTCAGGGAAGCACAGAAAATCCGGTGACGCTGGACATTGTGGACGAGATTCCGGCAGGGAGTACGCCCAAAAAGACGATTCAGGTGGGGCAGGCGGCGCGAATTTTCACGGGGTCTATGCTGCCTCCCGGAGCGGATACGATCGTCATGCAGGAGGACACTCAGCGGGAGGGCGATTGGGTCAAGATTCTCACTTCCCCTAAGCCCCAGGCGTTTGTGCGGCATCGCGGGGCGTATTATCAGGCGGGTCAGCCTTTACTTCAGGCAGGGATTCGATTGAGTGGGGCGGATATTGCCGTGCTGGCGACGGCTCAGTGTCTTCAGGTTCCGGTGTATCGATCGCCCAACGTTGCCATTCTTTCGACGGGAAATGAGCTGGTGTCTCCAGGTCAACCGCTTCAGCCGGGACAGATTGTGGACTCAAATCAGGCTGCTCTTGCTGCGCTGGTGGCTCGGACGGGAGCAAAGCCGATTTGTTTGGGAATTGTGCCCGACCAGCCAGAAATCCTGAAGGCAAAAATGGCGGAGGCGATCGCATCTGCTGATCTGGTGTTGTCGTCGGGGGGCGTTTCGGTGGGGGACTACGATTATGTCGATCGGATTTTGGCGGAACTGGGGGCAGAGATCCATGTGCGATCGGTGGCAGTCAAGCCTGGAAAACCGCTGACCGTCGCCACATTTCCGAAAGCTAATTCAAATCGTCCCGTCCTCTACTTTGGGCTTCCGGGCAATCCGGTTTCCTCGCTGGTGAGCTTCTGGCGATTTGTCCAGCCTGCCCTCCGGAAATTATCGGGATTGCGGGACGGGTGGGAACCCGCGATCGTTCAGAGCAAGACGCTTCAGGATTTGCGATCGGACGGGAAGCGGGAAAGCTATGTGTGGGGACAGGTACGGTTAACCAAGGGTGAGTTTTCTTTTGAAATTGCAGGCGGTTCCCAGAGTTCAGGCAATTTGATTAACCTGGCACAGACAACTGGACTGGCGATTTTACCGATCGGACAAACCGCTATTGCAGCAGGGGAATCCGTATCGCTCCTGCTGGTGAATGGGCTGGGTTAA
- a CDS encoding ABC transporter ATP-binding protein, protein MTATRANFEVNATESSRGLSPFAEGMEARRAGGKAIVVRDVEMVFKNGSQSYHALSDINLDIYPGEIQLLMGPSGSGKTTLLSILGGILQPTGGSVSLLGTDLTRLGRSQLAKFRLKHIGFIFQEFNLFPALTALENVEIALNFKGIRGRQARQEASLLLDQVGLSDKARNLPRDLSGGQKQRVAIARALAGNPEFIFADEPTAALDSHSGHAVITLLRKLAKEANRTVVMVTHDPRIIDVADRVASLEDGILREGHSTAASPLWQFS, encoded by the coding sequence ATGACAGCGACTCGCGCTAATTTTGAAGTCAATGCTACGGAATCATCGAGAGGATTATCGCCATTTGCCGAGGGCATGGAGGCTCGTCGGGCAGGAGGAAAGGCGATCGTCGTGCGCGATGTCGAGATGGTGTTTAAGAATGGCTCCCAGTCTTACCATGCGCTTAGCGATATCAATCTCGATATTTATCCCGGTGAAATTCAGCTTTTAATGGGACCTTCTGGTTCCGGTAAGACTACTCTACTCTCCATTCTGGGCGGCATCCTTCAGCCCACAGGTGGAAGCGTCTCCCTGCTGGGAACGGATCTGACTCGTCTGGGGCGATCGCAGCTGGCAAAGTTTCGCCTGAAGCACATCGGCTTTATTTTCCAGGAGTTCAACCTGTTTCCGGCGCTGACTGCCCTGGAGAACGTTGAAATCGCCCTCAACTTCAAAGGCATCAGAGGGCGGCAAGCTCGCCAGGAAGCCAGTCTGCTGCTTGACCAGGTCGGACTGTCCGACAAGGCAAGAAACCTGCCCCGCGATCTCTCCGGCGGTCAGAAACAGCGGGTGGCGATCGCTCGTGCCCTGGCAGGAAATCCGGAGTTTATCTTTGCCGACGAACCCACAGCGGCTCTAGACTCCCACAGCGGTCATGCTGTGATTACCCTGCTCCGCAAGCTGGCAAAGGAAGCCAACCGAACCGTGGTCATGGTGACACACGATCCGCGCATTATCGACGTAGCCGATCGGGTTGCCTCGCTGGAGGACGGTATTCTGCGGGAAGGTCACAGTACTGCGGCAAGTCCGCTCTGGCAGTTTAGCTAG
- a CDS encoding mercuric reductase produces the protein MTAAESFKSAPSEPLILPDDAYNQALVAQVHPLNWQNPTPQDCYDLVVVGAGTAGLVVAAGAAGLGLGLKIALIERHLMGGDCLNVGCVPSKSLLRSSRVMADLKQAAGYGISVGEPTVDFAAVMERVRRIRSEISPNDSASRFKSLGVDVFLGEAKFLDGNSIAIAGETLRFKKAVITTGARASVPNIPGLKEAGYLTNETVFSLTKLPKRLAVIGAGPIGCELAQAFRRFGAEVTLLERNGQILTREDPDAAEVVQQIFRQDGIQIVVNSEVLQVNRSPSGKTITYRSEDRETTITVDEILVGAGRSPNVEQLNLEAVGVEYDLQRGILVNDYLQTKNPKIYAAGDICMNWKFTHAADAAARIVIKNALFTPFGIGRSKLSDLVMPWVTYTDPEVARVGLSEREAQQQGTAIETIVIPLEKVDRAVTDSATEGFVKIHYRRGADQILGATIVAKHAGDMISEITTAIVAKVGLSKLSSVIHPYPTQAEGIKKAADAYRRTLLTPRSQAILGVLYRLAR, from the coding sequence ATGACTGCCGCCGAATCGTTCAAATCCGCCCCTTCCGAACCGCTGATTCTTCCTGATGATGCCTATAATCAAGCCCTGGTGGCTCAGGTGCATCCGCTGAACTGGCAAAATCCTACGCCGCAGGACTGCTATGACCTGGTGGTGGTTGGCGCAGGAACGGCGGGACTGGTGGTGGCTGCGGGGGCAGCAGGACTGGGACTGGGACTCAAGATTGCCCTGATTGAGCGGCATTTGATGGGTGGGGATTGCCTGAATGTGGGCTGTGTACCGTCAAAGAGTTTACTGCGATCGTCCCGCGTGATGGCAGACCTGAAGCAAGCGGCGGGCTACGGGATCAGCGTGGGAGAACCCACGGTAGATTTTGCGGCGGTGATGGAGCGGGTGCGGCGGATTCGATCGGAGATTAGCCCCAATGATTCTGCTTCCCGGTTCAAGTCGCTGGGCGTGGATGTGTTTTTGGGCGAGGCGAAGTTTTTAGACGGGAATTCGATTGCTATTGCAGGGGAAACGCTGCGTTTCAAAAAAGCGGTGATTACAACGGGGGCGAGAGCGTCAGTCCCCAATATTCCCGGATTAAAAGAGGCAGGCTATCTGACCAATGAAACGGTCTTTAGCCTGACAAAACTTCCCAAACGGTTAGCAGTTATCGGGGCGGGTCCGATCGGCTGTGAACTGGCGCAGGCATTCCGGCGATTTGGCGCAGAGGTCACGCTGCTGGAGCGAAACGGGCAAATCCTCACGCGGGAAGACCCGGACGCTGCCGAAGTAGTGCAGCAAATTTTTCGGCAGGATGGCATTCAGATTGTTGTCAACAGTGAAGTTCTCCAAGTCAATCGCTCCCCATCCGGTAAAACCATCACCTATCGCAGCGAGGACAGGGAAACCACGATTACCGTGGATGAAATCCTAGTGGGAGCAGGACGATCGCCCAACGTGGAGCAGCTGAACCTGGAAGCCGTGGGCGTAGAGTATGACTTGCAGCGGGGCATTCTTGTTAACGACTATCTGCAAACCAAGAATCCCAAAATCTATGCGGCGGGCGATATCTGCATGAACTGGAAATTTACCCATGCCGCCGATGCTGCCGCCCGGATTGTGATTAAAAATGCCTTGTTTACTCCCTTTGGCATTGGGCGATCGAAGCTGAGCGATCTGGTCATGCCCTGGGTGACGTACACCGATCCCGAAGTGGCGCGGGTCGGACTTTCAGAACGGGAGGCACAGCAGCAGGGCACTGCGATCGAAACCATTGTCATCCCTCTAGAGAAAGTCGATCGTGCCGTAACGGACAGCGCAACCGAGGGCTTTGTCAAAATCCATTACCGACGCGGAGCGGATCAAATTCTGGGGGCTACGATAGTAGCTAAGCACGCCGGAGACATGATTAGCGAAATCACGACGGCGATCGTGGCAAAGGTTGGACTGAGCAAACTCTCCAGCGTCATCCATCCCTACCCCACGCAGGCAGAAGGAATCAAAAAAGCCGCAGATGCCTATCGTCGTACCCTACTGACACCCCGATCGCAGGCAATTCTGGGGGTGCTTTATCGCCTGGCTCGTTGA